One Verrucomicrobiota bacterium JB022 genomic window, GTCAGCCAGCGCTACACGCACGATGCCTCGCTCGAAAACCAGGTGTCGCTCTGGATCGAAAGCGATCTGCCGGTCTACCACTGGCTGCACCGCGTGCCGGTCGACCGCCTCGTCAAAGGGCCTTACATGGGCTTCCTCAAGCGCAGCACCCGCATCTTTTTCGACCGGCAGGTGGAGGGCGATGCCTACCGGGGCGTGGCCTGGCCCGACGCGCGCCGCCTGCGCGACCTCGCCTTTGCCCGCTCGCTGCCCATGCGCCAGAACTTCGGCCAGTTCCTCAGCGGCTTCCCGCTGGAGGCCCTCACGTCGAATTTCGAAGGCGGCATCGTTCGCACCGATGCTGCCCGCCGGGGTGCCGCCGAAGGCCTCGCCAGCTGGATGGGAGCCTGCCTCACCGAAGCTTTCGCCCGCCAGGGCATCGAGCGCAAGGTGGAGATCCCTGTCGAGATGATGGGCGACGCACAAGGGCCGGACATCGAAGCCGTCTGGAACTACAGCGACCGCCACCGCTACCTGAAGTGGAACCTCGACCTCGACTCCCGCACCGGCCACGTCGACTGCAACTTCGGCAGCGGCAAGATCGCCCAGGCCTTCCACCTGGAGCTGCTCGAAACGTCCGGCGAGCTGAGCGAAGCCCTCTTTTTCTAGGGGCGGCGCGACCAGTTTTCCACTTGCCGTAACGGCAGATTCACACACCTTGACCGCATGACCGAGCGCGATACAGCTTTGGGTTCGTTGATCATCGACGAGCAGAACGCCCTTTTTCAACGCCTGGCCGACCAGATGGGACGCGTGGCCGAACAGGCGGAAGACCGTTGCGTGATCGCCCTCACCGGCGGCTCCACGCCCAAGAAGCACTACCAGTGGTTGGTGGCCAACGGCGCCCTGCCCAAGGTCGCGCAGGAGAAGGCCTTCTGGACTACAAGCGATGAGCGTATGGTGCCGCTCAACGACGACGAGAGCAACTTCGGCAACGCCGACCGCATGCTGCTCCAGCCGCTCGAAATCCCGCAAAACCGCAAGTTCCCCTGGCCGGTGGAAGTCGACCCGCACTCGGCCGCGCTCGTCTACAACCGCAAGTTCAACGAGCGCTTCGGCGCCCAGCGCTGCTACGACCTCTGCGTGCTCGGCATGGGGGACGACGGCCACACGGCTTCGCTCTTCCCCAAGAGCCCCCTGCTTGGTGCGGGGGTGATGGACTTCTTTGCCTGTGTCGAAGTCCCCGGCAAGGGCTGGCGCCTCACCATTACCGAAGCGGGCCTCGACGCCTGCGGGGCGATCACGGTCATCGTCACCGGGGCCAACAAGGCCGAGCGCGTTAAAGCCGTCTTCAACGAAGCCGTAGGCACCTATCCCATCCAGATCCTGGAGCAATTCGCCTCCCGGGTCACCTGGCTGATGGATCCGGATGCGGCCGCGCTGATCCAGTAGCCTCTTTCCAAGCCCCGACCTGCCTCGGGGCTTTTTTGCGCCCTTATGCCTGCCACCATTCTCAATGTCGGCTCCCTCAACGTGGACTACGTCTACGCGATGCCGCACTTTGTCCGCGCGGGCGAGACGCTGGCCTCTACCGAACTGGAGCGGCACGCCGGCGGCAAAGGCCTCAACCAGTCCATCGCGCTGGCACGGGCGGGGGCTGCGGTCCGCCACCTCGGTGCGATCGGGCCCGACGGCCTCTTTTTGCGCGACTTGCTGGCCGAAGCCGGGGCCGACATCTCCGCCGTGCACGAACTGGAGAGCCCGAGCGGCCACGCCATCATCCAGATCGAGCCCTCCGGCCAAAACGCAATTCTGCTCTATGGCGGGGCCAATCAGGCGCTCTCATCTGCGTGGCTCGATGCTGAGCTGGCGCGCTTGAGCACCGGCAGCTTTGTGCTCACCCAAAACGAGACCAACCTC contains:
- a CDS encoding glucose-6-phosphate dehydrogenase assembly protein OpcA, producing MPQLIDSLPGIPLPISDVNRTLRHMWDAESTSPDGGGEPHAMQLNLVLHFGPDTTEEEGSRCFEAAIHFAQRYPCRVIVLCPDTEEGEEMRAKLFSQCYLGPNLRDMCCCEAIIVSQRYTHDASLENQVSLWIESDLPVYHWLHRVPVDRLVKGPYMGFLKRSTRIFFDRQVEGDAYRGVAWPDARRLRDLAFARSLPMRQNFGQFLSGFPLEALTSNFEGGIVRTDAARRGAAEGLASWMGACLTEAFARQGIERKVEIPVEMMGDAQGPDIEAVWNYSDRHRYLKWNLDLDSRTGHVDCNFGSGKIAQAFHLELLETSGELSEALFF
- the pgl gene encoding 6-phosphogluconolactonase — encoded protein: MTERDTALGSLIIDEQNALFQRLADQMGRVAEQAEDRCVIALTGGSTPKKHYQWLVANGALPKVAQEKAFWTTSDERMVPLNDDESNFGNADRMLLQPLEIPQNRKFPWPVEVDPHSAALVYNRKFNERFGAQRCYDLCVLGMGDDGHTASLFPKSPLLGAGVMDFFACVEVPGKGWRLTITEAGLDACGAITVIVTGANKAERVKAVFNEAVGTYPIQILEQFASRVTWLMDPDAAALIQ